A part of Melittangium boletus DSM 14713 genomic DNA contains:
- a CDS encoding YcaO-like family protein: protein MSLPPAPPLTPDFLARLAPALGVTRVARVTGLDRAGVEVAVAVRPGGYVLQVCNGKGLDFPAASAGALLETAELWAAETVPAEALLWGSLEGWLSRGRAAWGAEALGTRGGVAFPRLWSSRVRCAWREATELHSGQPVLVPAQGVYCPPTGAPALGPVCVQWTSNGSGAHPERPRALLHALLEATERDQLARLLPEGWTEDVLRSRLLRPEGLEKGAPRTAALARTLGPRGFDVHLFDLSPGAKTSGAVGLPVGGALLVDRDQGPVPLAAGYACALTRDQALLGALLEAAQSRLTDIHGAREDVEPGDVEASLALAAACAEMRPRRDVASMPEPPVSLSSPEDAVREVLRRLAEAGFPRAAAVDLEAPLPGLHVVRVVVPGLRVSELL, encoded by the coding sequence GTGTCCCTGCCCCCCGCGCCTCCCCTGACGCCTGACTTCCTCGCGCGGCTCGCCCCGGCGCTCGGCGTCACCCGGGTGGCGCGCGTGACGGGGCTGGATCGGGCGGGCGTGGAGGTGGCCGTCGCGGTGCGGCCGGGGGGTTATGTGCTCCAGGTCTGCAATGGCAAGGGCCTGGATTTCCCAGCGGCCTCGGCGGGCGCCCTCCTGGAGACGGCGGAGCTGTGGGCGGCGGAGACCGTGCCCGCGGAGGCTCTACTCTGGGGCTCGCTGGAGGGGTGGCTGTCGCGGGGGCGTGCCGCCTGGGGGGCCGAGGCCCTGGGCACGCGAGGCGGGGTGGCCTTCCCGCGTCTCTGGAGCTCCCGGGTGCGTTGCGCCTGGCGCGAGGCCACCGAGCTGCACTCCGGCCAGCCCGTGCTCGTTCCGGCCCAGGGCGTGTACTGCCCGCCCACGGGAGCGCCCGCGCTCGGTCCGGTGTGTGTGCAGTGGACGAGCAATGGCTCGGGTGCGCACCCCGAGCGGCCCCGGGCGCTGCTGCACGCGTTGCTGGAGGCGACCGAGCGGGATCAACTCGCGCGCCTGTTGCCGGAGGGGTGGACGGAGGATGTGCTTCGCTCCCGGTTGCTGCGCCCCGAGGGGCTGGAGAAGGGCGCGCCGCGCACGGCCGCGCTCGCGCGGACGCTCGGGCCCCGGGGCTTCGACGTGCACCTCTTCGATCTCTCCCCCGGCGCGAAGACATCCGGCGCGGTGGGCCTTCCGGTGGGCGGGGCGCTGCTGGTGGATCGCGACCAGGGGCCGGTTCCCCTGGCGGCGGGTTACGCGTGCGCGTTGACGCGGGATCAGGCCCTGCTCGGCGCGCTGCTGGAGGCGGCCCAGTCCCGCCTCACCGACATCCACGGCGCGCGCGAGGACGTGGAGCCGGGGGACGTGGAGGCCTCCCTGGCCCTGGCCGCCGCGTGCGCGGAGATGCGTCCGCGCCGGGACGTGGCCTCCATGCCCGAGCCTCCCGTGTCCCTGTCCTCGCCCGAGGACGCCGTGCGCGAGGTGCTGCGCCGGCTGGCGGAGGCGGGCTTCCCGCGCGCCGCCGCCGTGGACCTGGAGGCTCCTCTCCCCGGACTGCACGTGGTGCGCGTGGTGGTGCCGGGCCTGCGTGTGTCGGAGTTGCTGTGA
- a CDS encoding TfuA-like protein, giving the protein MKRRPTPSRPDDLIVFLGPSLPEEEALALVPCRVLPPARQGDLWRALTLRPRAIALVDGVFEAQPSVWHHEVLAALEAGVAVFGGGSMGALRAAELSGQGMVGVGAIFEAYRRGELVDDSEVALLHADAEHGFRALSVPLVNVRHAARRAREERVLSPSESQALVDAAVGLFYQDRTWPRLLKAVGAAWAPDTRAKWDTWAAPDLVDLKREDARACLQAAAAFLASGARPPPRADLLRAPPSSYVRRRRLVEGLSGTEDALTSSEDVLEELRGAPDAVALAEAGLRRALLAGWARSLGLEPTPEEVARAETDAWTRLGVPSGEREAWLAAMGLDPREFRRLCEERALERLTLEHAQRLLPDGPSWDEALASEARLQGRWGRKAPARRKR; this is encoded by the coding sequence GTGAAGCGGCGTCCCACCCCCTCTCGTCCCGACGATCTCATCGTCTTCCTCGGCCCCTCGCTGCCGGAGGAGGAGGCGCTGGCGCTCGTGCCCTGCCGCGTGTTGCCTCCCGCGCGCCAGGGGGACTTGTGGCGGGCGCTCACGTTGCGGCCTCGCGCCATCGCGCTGGTGGACGGCGTCTTCGAGGCGCAGCCCTCCGTGTGGCACCACGAGGTGCTGGCCGCGCTCGAGGCCGGGGTGGCGGTGTTCGGCGGCGGCAGCATGGGCGCCCTGCGCGCGGCGGAGCTGTCCGGGCAGGGCATGGTGGGCGTGGGGGCCATCTTCGAGGCCTATCGCCGGGGCGAACTGGTGGACGACTCCGAGGTGGCGCTGCTGCACGCCGACGCCGAGCATGGCTTCCGGGCGCTCTCGGTCCCGCTCGTCAACGTGCGGCACGCGGCCCGGCGGGCCCGGGAGGAGCGGGTGCTCTCTCCCTCCGAGTCCCAGGCGCTGGTGGACGCGGCGGTGGGCCTCTTCTACCAGGACCGCACCTGGCCCCGGCTCCTCAAGGCGGTGGGCGCGGCGTGGGCTCCGGACACCCGGGCGAAGTGGGACACCTGGGCCGCTCCGGACCTCGTGGACCTCAAGCGCGAGGATGCCCGGGCCTGCCTCCAGGCCGCCGCGGCGTTCCTCGCCTCCGGGGCCCGTCCTCCGCCGCGCGCGGACCTTCTCCGGGCTCCGCCCTCGTCGTACGTCCGCCGCCGCCGGCTCGTGGAGGGGCTGTCCGGGACGGAGGACGCGCTCACGTCCTCGGAGGACGTGCTGGAGGAGCTGCGCGGCGCGCCGGACGCGGTGGCGCTGGCCGAGGCGGGCCTTCGCCGGGCACTGCTCGCGGGGTGGGCGCGCTCCCTGGGACTCGAGCCCACGCCGGAGGAGGTGGCCCGGGCCGAGACGGATGCCTGGACTCGCCTGGGCGTGCCCTCGGGGGAGCGCGAGGCCTGGCTGGCGGCGATGGGCCTGGACCCACGCGAATTCCGGCGGCTGTGCGAGGAGCGGGCCCTGGAACGGCTCACGCTCGAACACGCGCAGCGGTTGTTGCCGGACGGCCCCTCGTGGGATGAGGCGCTGGCCTCCGAGGCGCGGCTCCAGGGCCGGTGGGGACGCAAGGCTCCGGCGCGGCGCAAGCGGTGA
- a CDS encoding DNA-methyltransferase, whose product MNPHDESQSFRCVRADAREPGGYRQVLGETKAAFLHTDPPYCLLTRRRKGGDLRDPREHKKIDRNPIVRFETVRDYRAFTEAWMTRAVAHLTPEAPLAIWTNLLGKEPILATARALGFGHLRGEYVWGKRTTDKNANEQLLRVYEVALVLSRTPAPEPRLEDPPTTWAVVGGYDDDSEAARWGNHPHHKPFSVLEPLVRTWSRPGDWVLDPFAGSGSMPAAALRLGRKAACLEVEPEWAERVARRLRETAPPANQ is encoded by the coding sequence ATGAATCCTCACGACGAGAGCCAGTCCTTCCGCTGTGTACGGGCCGATGCGCGCGAGCCCGGTGGGTACCGGCAGGTGTTGGGCGAGACGAAGGCGGCCTTCCTGCACACGGATCCCCCCTATTGCCTGCTCACGCGCCGACGCAAGGGGGGAGACCTGAGGGATCCGCGCGAGCACAAGAAGATCGATCGCAACCCCATCGTGCGCTTCGAGACGGTGCGGGACTACCGCGCCTTCACCGAGGCGTGGATGACGCGCGCGGTGGCGCACCTCACCCCGGAGGCCCCCCTGGCCATCTGGACGAACCTCCTGGGCAAGGAGCCCATCCTCGCCACGGCGCGCGCGCTGGGCTTCGGCCACCTGCGGGGCGAGTACGTCTGGGGCAAGCGCACCACGGACAAGAACGCCAACGAGCAGTTGCTGCGCGTCTACGAGGTGGCGCTGGTGCTCTCCCGGACGCCCGCGCCCGAGCCCCGGCTGGAGGATCCTCCGACGACCTGGGCGGTGGTGGGTGGCTACGATGATGACAGCGAGGCGGCGCGTTGGGGCAACCACCCCCACCACAAACCCTTCTCGGTGCTGGAGCCGCTGGTGCGCACCTGGAGCCGGCCCGGGGACTGGGTGTTGGACCCGTTCGCGGGCAGTGGCTCGATGCCCGCGGCGGCGCTGCGCCTGGGCCGCAAGGCGGCGTGCCTGGAAGTAGAGCCCGAGTGGGCCGAGCGCGTCGCCCGGCGTCTGCGCGAGACGGCGCCCCCGGCGAACCAGTAG
- a CDS encoding dicarboxylate/amino acid:cation symporter: MKQHQKMLLGIVIGTGAGVAANVLAHGAPWLEWVVTNITSLVGTLFLRLLLMLVVPLLFAALVMGVCELDLRQLGRLGLRTLGYTVIVSAIAVLIGLVAVNVFQPGKGLSDEARALIQQGTSVKAAPAPSDTSVPALITSMVPSNPVKAAADGDMIALIVFSLLFGIALAVTDTEGARSLRGAIQGLYDVMMTLIDGVLRMAPVGVAALLFSMTARLGFGILMQVAAYVGVVLLSLGLHMFGVYSLSVRFLGGRNPIAFFRDCRLAIVTAFSTASSSGTLPTALKVAEENLKLPRNVSRFVLTAGSAMNQNGTALFEGVTVLFLAQVFGVTLSIPDQIVVMFICILAGIGTAGVPAGSIPVIAMILGLFKIPPEGLALVLGVDRFLDMCRTTLNVTGDLAAAVYVARGETDPTELAPAPGQESSAS, encoded by the coding sequence ATGAAGCAGCACCAGAAGATGCTCCTGGGCATCGTCATCGGCACGGGGGCGGGAGTCGCCGCCAACGTGCTCGCGCACGGCGCGCCCTGGCTCGAGTGGGTGGTGACGAACATCACCTCCCTGGTGGGAACGCTCTTCCTGCGGCTCCTGCTGATGCTGGTGGTGCCGCTGCTCTTCGCCGCGCTGGTGATGGGCGTGTGCGAGCTGGATTTGCGGCAACTGGGGCGGCTCGGCCTGCGCACGCTGGGCTACACGGTGATTGTCTCCGCCATCGCGGTGCTCATCGGTCTGGTGGCGGTCAACGTCTTCCAGCCGGGCAAGGGCCTGAGCGACGAGGCGCGCGCGCTCATCCAACAGGGAACATCGGTGAAGGCGGCCCCCGCGCCGAGCGACACCTCGGTGCCCGCGCTCATCACCTCCATGGTGCCGAGCAACCCCGTCAAGGCGGCGGCGGACGGGGACATGATCGCCCTCATCGTCTTCTCGCTCCTCTTCGGCATCGCCCTGGCGGTGACGGACACCGAGGGGGCGCGCAGCCTGCGCGGCGCCATCCAGGGGCTCTATGACGTGATGATGACGCTCATCGACGGCGTGCTGCGGATGGCGCCCGTGGGCGTGGCCGCGCTGCTCTTCAGCATGACGGCGCGCCTGGGCTTCGGCATCCTCATGCAGGTGGCGGCCTACGTGGGCGTGGTGCTGCTGTCGCTCGGGCTGCACATGTTTGGCGTGTACTCCCTGTCCGTGCGCTTCCTCGGGGGGAGAAACCCCATCGCCTTCTTCCGGGACTGCCGCCTGGCCATCGTGACCGCCTTCTCCACGGCGTCCTCCAGCGGCACGCTGCCCACGGCGCTCAAGGTGGCCGAGGAAAACCTCAAGCTGCCGCGCAACGTGTCGCGCTTCGTGCTCACCGCGGGCTCGGCGATGAACCAGAACGGCACCGCGCTCTTCGAGGGCGTCACCGTGCTCTTCCTGGCGCAGGTGTTCGGCGTGACGCTGAGCATCCCGGATCAGATCGTGGTGATGTTCATCTGCATCCTGGCGGGCATCGGCACCGCGGGTGTGCCGGCCGGCTCCATTCCCGTCATCGCGATGATCCTCGGTTTGTTCAAGATTCCCCCCGAGGGACTGGCGCTCGTACTGGGCGTGGATCGCTTCCTGGACATGTGCCGCACCACGCTCAACGTGACGGGGGACCTGGCCGCCGCGGTCTACGTGGCCCGGGGCGAGACGGATCCCACCGAGCTCGCCCCGGCGCCGGGACAGGAATCGTCCGCTTCTTGA
- a CDS encoding FKBP-type peptidyl-prolyl cis-trans isomerase produces MKVSKDCVVSLEYRLHLGDGKVVDESGPGQPLAYIHGRGQIVPGLEGQLDGLSVGDAKQVVVAPAQGYGEHDVRGLQEVPRTMFPPGAALEPGLSISAQTADGDVIPITIREIKGESVVVDLNHPLAGKTLHFDVKVKDVRTATAEELEHGHAHGPGGAHSH; encoded by the coding sequence ATGAAGGTGTCCAAGGACTGCGTGGTCTCATTGGAGTATCGGTTGCACCTCGGCGATGGAAAGGTCGTCGATGAGAGCGGGCCCGGGCAGCCCCTGGCCTACATCCATGGACGGGGGCAGATCGTCCCGGGCCTGGAGGGGCAACTAGACGGCCTGTCGGTGGGAGACGCGAAGCAGGTGGTGGTGGCCCCCGCGCAGGGCTATGGCGAGCATGACGTCCGCGGACTTCAGGAAGTCCCCCGCACCATGTTCCCCCCGGGCGCGGCGCTCGAGCCGGGCCTGAGCATCTCCGCGCAGACGGCGGACGGGGACGTCATCCCCATCACCATCCGTGAGATAAAGGGTGAAAGCGTGGTGGTGGACCTGAACCACCCACTGGCGGGCAAGACGCTGCACTTCGACGTGAAGGTGAAGGACGTGCGCACGGCCACCGCCGAGGAACTGGAGCACGGCCACGCCCACGGCCCGGGCGGCGCGCATTCGCACTGA
- a CDS encoding OPT family oligopeptide transporter, whose protein sequence is MTSPVSPSPQQLRIHPEPVPPTEPPSEKEDPERYWLEHVYQGGARQLTVRAIIAGMLIGAVMCLSNLYVILKTGWSLGVTLTACILAFATFGMLRGVGLIRKDFTTLENNAMGSVASAAGYMTGGGNMAAVPALLMLTGTLPPSGWLVAWFAAVSALGVFAAIPIKRQLINIEQLPFPTGTATAETLQALHGHDERSRGKARYLGIAGLVGATVAVWRDAKGAWLAWNLPAKLSLPFMIGGKPAGAWTLSLDLSLLLIGAGALVSFKTGWSMLLGALLTYGVLAPEMVSRGVIPEVTYKAINAWTLWTGASLLVASGLLSFAFQWRSVAKSFQALAGLFGKKTEENKDPLADVECPPSWFPLGFLVLGPVVVGLMAYLFQIPVWAGVIALPLSVVMGVIASRVTGETDTTPTKALGPVTQLLYGGLLPGNLPANIMSANATGGVGLHSADLLTDLKSGWLLGANPRQQFFAQLFGVVAGAAVVVPAFNLLVPSADVLGTEEFPAPSSLVWAGVSKMLMSGVESLPVSARIGALCGLSLGVALVLLERWAPKAAKPFIPSASGLGLSIVIPGASSISFFIGAAIAEVLRRKKPKLAEAAVLPVSSGFIAGESLMGIAIAMLKAFGVMPK, encoded by the coding sequence ATGACTTCGCCCGTCTCGCCCTCGCCCCAGCAACTGCGCATCCACCCCGAGCCCGTTCCTCCGACGGAGCCTCCTTCCGAGAAAGAGGACCCCGAGCGCTACTGGCTCGAGCACGTCTACCAGGGCGGAGCGCGCCAGCTCACCGTGCGCGCCATCATCGCGGGCATGCTGATTGGCGCGGTGATGTGCCTGTCCAACCTGTACGTCATCCTCAAGACGGGTTGGAGCCTGGGCGTCACCCTCACCGCGTGCATCCTCGCCTTCGCCACCTTCGGCATGCTGCGCGGCGTGGGCCTGATCCGAAAGGACTTCACCACCCTGGAGAACAACGCCATGGGCTCGGTGGCGTCGGCGGCGGGGTACATGACGGGCGGTGGCAACATGGCGGCGGTGCCCGCGCTGCTGATGCTCACCGGGACGCTGCCTCCCTCGGGGTGGCTGGTGGCGTGGTTCGCCGCCGTGTCCGCGCTGGGCGTCTTCGCCGCCATCCCCATCAAGCGCCAGCTCATCAACATCGAGCAGTTGCCGTTTCCCACGGGCACGGCCACCGCGGAGACGCTCCAGGCGCTGCACGGGCATGACGAGCGCTCCCGGGGCAAGGCGCGCTACCTGGGCATCGCGGGGCTCGTGGGGGCGACGGTCGCCGTGTGGCGGGATGCCAAGGGCGCGTGGCTCGCGTGGAACCTGCCCGCGAAGCTGAGCCTGCCCTTCATGATTGGCGGCAAGCCCGCCGGGGCCTGGACGCTGTCGCTGGACCTGAGCCTGCTGCTCATCGGCGCCGGCGCGCTGGTGAGCTTCAAGACGGGCTGGTCCATGCTGCTCGGGGCGCTGCTCACCTACGGCGTGCTCGCGCCGGAGATGGTCAGCCGGGGCGTCATCCCCGAGGTGACGTACAAGGCCATCAACGCCTGGACGCTGTGGACGGGGGCCTCGCTGCTCGTCGCCTCCGGCCTCTTGTCCTTCGCCTTCCAGTGGCGCAGCGTGGCGAAGTCCTTCCAGGCGCTCGCGGGGCTGTTCGGCAAGAAGACCGAGGAGAACAAGGATCCGCTCGCCGACGTGGAGTGCCCGCCCTCGTGGTTCCCCCTGGGCTTCCTGGTGCTGGGGCCCGTGGTGGTGGGGCTGATGGCCTACCTCTTCCAGATTCCGGTGTGGGCGGGCGTCATCGCCCTGCCGCTGTCGGTGGTGATGGGCGTCATCGCCTCGCGCGTCACGGGTGAGACGGACACCACGCCCACCAAGGCGCTCGGGCCGGTGACGCAGTTGCTCTATGGCGGCCTCTTGCCGGGCAACCTCCCCGCCAACATCATGAGCGCCAACGCCACGGGCGGCGTGGGGCTGCACTCGGCGGACCTGCTCACGGACCTCAAGTCCGGGTGGCTGCTCGGGGCCAATCCGCGCCAGCAGTTCTTCGCGCAGCTCTTCGGCGTGGTTGCGGGCGCGGCGGTGGTGGTGCCCGCGTTCAACCTGCTCGTGCCGAGCGCGGACGTGCTGGGCACCGAGGAGTTCCCCGCGCCCTCGTCCCTGGTGTGGGCGGGCGTGTCGAAGATGCTGATGAGCGGGGTGGAGTCCCTGCCGGTGTCCGCCCGGATTGGCGCGCTGTGCGGCCTGTCCCTGGGCGTGGCGCTGGTGCTGCTGGAGCGCTGGGCGCCCAAGGCCGCCAAACCCTTCATCCCCTCGGCGTCCGGCCTGGGGCTGTCCATCGTCATTCCGGGAGCGAGCTCCATCAGCTTCTTCATCGGCGCGGCGATCGCCGAGGTGCTGCGCCGCAAGAAGCCGAAGCTGGCCGAGGCCGCCGTGCTCCCCGTGAGCTCGGGCTTCATCGCGGGCGAGAGCCTGATGGGCATCGCCATCGCCATGCTCAAGGCCTTCGGCGTGATGCCCAAGTAG
- a CDS encoding FAD-binding oxidoreductase codes for MSADLLQALAAVLPPDGLVTDPDVLEAHRHDQAGWAMAGTPRILVRPGSTAEVQAVLRVASAHRVPVVARGAGSGLSGGANAVDGCILLSLTRMNRILELDTQSLFAVVQPGVVNGSLKAAAAERGLWYAPDPASWEFSTLGGNLATNAGGLCCVKYGVTGDSVLGLEVVLADGSVVRTGGRTVKNVAGYDLTRLFIGSEGTLGIITEATLRLRPRPPRATTLVAAFPSLVAAGAAVLDIMKDTRPSLLELMDRATVRAVEKHRPMGLDADAAVLLMARSDAGGEQGVAECARMAAACEAAGSTFVIQSSDEAEGELLMGARRFAFSALEKEGTTLLDDVCVPIARLPELLAGVERIAEARRVLIGTFGHAGDGNMHPTLVFNREDPDEVARAQAAFDDILQVVLDLGGSITGEHGVGVLKRPFLERQLGSETTKLHHTLKAAMDPLGILNPGKLL; via the coding sequence ATGAGCGCTGACCTGTTACAGGCCCTCGCGGCCGTCCTTCCCCCCGACGGACTCGTCACGGATCCGGATGTCCTGGAGGCCCATCGCCATGATCAGGCGGGGTGGGCCATGGCGGGGACTCCCCGGATCCTCGTCCGCCCGGGTTCCACGGCGGAGGTCCAGGCCGTGCTCCGCGTGGCCTCGGCGCACCGGGTGCCCGTGGTGGCGCGGGGCGCGGGCTCGGGCCTGTCCGGGGGCGCCAACGCCGTGGACGGCTGCATCCTGCTCTCCCTCACGCGGATGAACCGCATCCTGGAGTTGGACACCCAGAGCCTGTTCGCCGTCGTCCAGCCCGGAGTCGTCAATGGCTCGCTCAAGGCGGCCGCGGCGGAGCGGGGGCTCTGGTACGCGCCGGACCCCGCGAGCTGGGAGTTCTCCACGCTCGGCGGCAACCTGGCGACCAACGCGGGAGGCCTGTGCTGCGTGAAGTACGGCGTGACGGGAGACTCCGTGCTGGGGCTCGAGGTGGTGCTCGCGGATGGCTCGGTGGTCCGCACGGGCGGGCGCACGGTCAAGAACGTGGCGGGCTATGACCTGACCCGCCTGTTCATCGGCTCCGAGGGCACGCTCGGCATCATCACCGAGGCCACGCTGCGCCTGCGTCCGCGTCCGCCCAGGGCCACGACGCTGGTGGCGGCGTTCCCGTCGCTCGTGGCGGCGGGCGCGGCGGTGCTGGACATCATGAAGGACACGCGGCCCTCGCTCCTGGAGTTGATGGACAGGGCCACGGTTCGCGCCGTGGAGAAGCACCGGCCCATGGGCCTGGACGCCGACGCGGCCGTGCTCCTGATGGCGCGCTCGGACGCGGGGGGCGAGCAGGGCGTGGCGGAGTGCGCGCGGATGGCGGCGGCCTGTGAAGCCGCGGGCTCGACCTTCGTCATCCAATCCTCCGACGAGGCCGAGGGCGAGCTGCTGATGGGCGCCCGGCGGTTCGCTTTCTCCGCGCTGGAGAAGGAGGGGACGACGCTGCTCGATGACGTGTGCGTGCCCATCGCCCGGCTGCCGGAACTGCTCGCGGGCGTCGAGCGCATCGCCGAGGCGCGGCGGGTGCTCATCGGCACGTTCGGTCACGCGGGGGACGGCAACATGCACCCCACGCTCGTCTTCAACCGCGAGGACCCGGACGAGGTGGCGCGGGCCCAGGCAGCGTTCGACGACATCCTCCAGGTGGTGCTCGACCTCGGGGGCTCCATCACCGGGGAGCACGGGGTAGGGGTGCTCAAGCGTCCCTTCCTGGAGCGTCAGCTCGGGTCCGAGACCACGAAGCTGCATCACACGCTCAAGGCCGCGATGGATCCGCTCGGCATCCTCAACCCCGGCAAGCTGCTCTGA
- a CDS encoding ABC-F family ATP-binding cassette domain-containing protein: MIRLDNIGKQHGQQILFVEASAQLNKGEKVGLVGPNGAGKSTLFRMVVQREHPDEGQVSVDRGVTIGYFDQDVGEMSGQSSVAAVMDGAGPVSEIASELKSLEAAMADPDRMDEMDKLVERFGVVQGRYEELGGYALEGRAREILAGLGFSEEMMDGDVGALSGGWKMRVALARILLMSPDVMLLDEPSNHLDIESLIWLESFLKNYEGAILMTSHDREFMNRIVTKIVEIDGGELTTYSGNYDFYEQQRAINEKHQQAQFDRQQAMLAKELKFIERFKARASHAAQVQSRVKKLEKIEKVEPPKRRQTLLFDFQPPPRSGDDVAKLERVVKGYGKRRIYNGLDFLVRRGERWCVMGVNGAGKSTLLKLIAGDSRPDDGAVTVGGSVKMAYFAQHAMEILKPEHTVYDSLVDKFPRASQGSLRALAGCFGFSGDEIEKKCRVLSGGEKARLVLAQMLFDPPNFLILDEPTNHLDMATKQMLIAALSNYEGTMLFVSHDRHFLGALSNRVLELTPDGIHQYGGGYNEYVARTGHEAPGLRS, encoded by the coding sequence ATGATTCGTCTCGACAACATCGGCAAGCAGCACGGGCAGCAGATCCTCTTCGTGGAGGCCTCGGCCCAGCTCAACAAGGGCGAAAAGGTGGGCCTCGTGGGCCCCAACGGCGCGGGCAAGTCCACGCTCTTCCGCATGGTCGTCCAGCGCGAGCACCCGGACGAGGGCCAGGTCTCCGTCGACCGCGGCGTCACCATCGGCTACTTCGACCAGGACGTGGGCGAGATGTCCGGCCAGAGCTCCGTGGCCGCCGTCATGGACGGCGCGGGCCCCGTGTCGGAGATCGCCTCCGAGCTCAAGTCCCTGGAGGCCGCCATGGCCGACCCCGATCGCATGGACGAGATGGACAAGCTCGTCGAGCGCTTTGGCGTCGTGCAGGGCCGCTATGAGGAGCTGGGGGGCTACGCCCTGGAGGGCCGCGCCCGGGAAATCCTCGCGGGCCTCGGCTTTTCCGAGGAGATGATGGACGGCGACGTGGGCGCGCTGTCCGGCGGTTGGAAGATGCGTGTGGCGCTCGCCCGCATCCTGCTCATGAGCCCGGACGTGATGCTGCTCGACGAGCCGAGCAACCACCTGGACATCGAATCGCTCATCTGGCTGGAGAGCTTCCTCAAGAACTACGAGGGCGCCATCCTGATGACGAGCCACGACCGCGAGTTCATGAACCGCATCGTGACCAAGATTGTCGAGATCGACGGTGGCGAGCTCACCACGTACTCGGGCAACTACGACTTCTACGAGCAGCAGCGCGCCATCAACGAGAAGCACCAGCAGGCGCAGTTCGACCGCCAGCAGGCCATGCTCGCCAAGGAGCTCAAGTTCATCGAGCGCTTCAAGGCGCGCGCCTCCCACGCCGCCCAGGTGCAGAGCCGGGTGAAGAAGCTGGAGAAGATCGAGAAGGTGGAGCCGCCCAAGCGCCGGCAGACACTGCTCTTCGACTTCCAGCCCCCACCCCGCTCGGGCGACGACGTGGCGAAGCTCGAGCGCGTGGTGAAGGGCTACGGCAAGCGCCGCATCTACAACGGCCTGGACTTCCTCGTGCGGCGCGGCGAGCGCTGGTGCGTCATGGGCGTCAACGGCGCGGGCAAGTCCACCCTGCTCAAGCTGATCGCTGGGGACTCGAGGCCGGACGACGGCGCGGTGACGGTGGGCGGCAGCGTGAAGATGGCCTACTTCGCCCAGCACGCCATGGAGATCCTCAAGCCCGAGCACACCGTGTACGACTCGCTCGTGGACAAGTTCCCCCGCGCGTCCCAGGGTTCGCTCCGAGCGCTCGCCGGGTGCTTCGGCTTCTCGGGGGATGAGATCGAGAAGAAGTGCCGGGTGCTGTCCGGTGGCGAGAAGGCCCGTCTGGTGCTGGCGCAGATGCTCTTCGATCCGCCCAACTTCCTCATCCTCGACGAGCCCACCAACCACCTGGACATGGCGACCAAGCAGATGCTGATCGCGGCGCTCTCCAACTACGAGGGCACCATGCTCTTCGTGAGCCACGACCGGCACTTCCTCGGCGCGCTGAGCAACCGGGTGCTGGAGCTGACGCCGGACGGCATCCACCAGTACGGCGGCGGCTACAACGAGTACGTCGCGCGCACCGGCCACGAGGCGCCGGGCCTGCGCAGCTGA
- a CDS encoding MarR family winged helix-turn-helix transcriptional regulator: MSKLTPSALSFSELILEVFHLNGLALAAGEVLSNPSGLTSARWQVLGVVDHGPVPVASVARTMGLARQSVQLTADSLERDGFIEYVDNPHHRRARLIAITDAGRKALRGVEARQATWANRLGERLEPATLRATLEGLRRVRELLEQDAVTLEPHKE, translated from the coding sequence ATGTCGAAGCTGACGCCGTCGGCGCTGTCGTTCAGCGAGCTCATCCTCGAGGTGTTCCACCTCAACGGGCTGGCGCTCGCGGCGGGTGAGGTGCTCAGCAACCCATCGGGGCTGACCAGCGCGCGGTGGCAGGTGCTTGGCGTGGTCGACCACGGCCCGGTGCCGGTCGCCAGCGTCGCCCGGACCATGGGGCTGGCGCGCCAGAGCGTGCAGCTCACCGCGGACTCCCTGGAGCGCGACGGTTTCATCGAGTACGTGGACAATCCGCACCACCGCCGCGCCAGGCTCATCGCGATCACCGACGCCGGGCGCAAGGCGCTCCGTGGGGTCGAGGCACGCCAGGCGACCTGGGCGAACCGGCTCGGCGAACGCCTGGAGCCCGCGACGCTGCGCGCGACCCTGGAGGGCCTGCGGCGGGTGCGAGAACTCCTCGAACAGGACGCGGTGACCCTCGAGCCACACAAGGAGTGA